The following proteins are co-located in the Marinomonas profundi genome:
- a CDS encoding TRAP transporter small permease, with translation MKVIAQIVERITHGMHLLGGFFLIAMMVVTLWDVFTRGLFTMTDGSVDWTILGGIELVKYSLLFTVLFILPHSVSRSQVIVDLFTERLPARSKRVLEAIYMFCFGLMGVGMSYGFYHLVDEAAMSYETTQDLLIPLTYFYGVAAFATAMLAVSATVHTLQLLVCRKTAS, from the coding sequence ATGAAGGTGATAGCTCAAATAGTCGAGCGTATAACCCATGGAATGCACCTATTGGGCGGGTTTTTCTTAATCGCAATGATGGTGGTTACCCTGTGGGATGTGTTTACCAGAGGTCTTTTTACCATGACGGATGGATCTGTTGATTGGACCATTCTAGGGGGAATCGAGTTGGTAAAATACAGTCTGCTATTTACTGTGCTCTTCATTTTGCCTCACTCTGTTAGCCGTTCTCAGGTCATTGTTGACCTGTTTACGGAGCGGCTTCCAGCAAGAAGCAAAAGAGTATTAGAAGCCATCTACATGTTCTGCTTTGGTTTGATGGGTGTTGGTATGAGTTACGGTTTTTATCATTTGGTGGATGAGGCGGCGATGAGTTATGAAACCACTCAGGATTTGTTGATCCCATTAACCTATTTTTATGGTGTCGCGGCATTTGCCACGGCCATGCTCGCGGTATCTGCCACAGTGCATACGCTTCAATTATTAGTTTGCAGGAAGACAGCGTCATGA
- a CDS encoding TRAP transporter large permease, giving the protein MSTSMIGIICIAAMLLLIALRAPVALTMALAGFVGFGWIVAFDPAVSILASGPFETLSNYSFSPIPMFILMGVFASKARMSQELFDGSRAMFGSWRGGMGLAAVMSCGIFSAISGSSMATAASMSRVALPEMEKNGYAPTLATGVLAAGGTLGIMIPPSIALLLYALITEQSVGDMFIAGMVPGLLGLVMYGLTVAVLVSVFPNIAQPGQATTLKEKLLGLKGLVPFTGVFVFIIGGIYTGWFTPTEASAVGAGATLVIALFRGMRFEQFKDAVGETLVMSAMIFFMIIGAEIFGYFLSVSRISFSLVEYVDSLQLSPYMILLCVLIIFMLLGCVMDSIAMLLLTVPVVYPLIEAAGFDPIWFGIVAVITVELGLITPPVGMNVFVIKSVAPHISIGDMYKGVMPFVIADLLRLALIVAFPFLAIGLL; this is encoded by the coding sequence ATGAGTACATCAATGATCGGCATCATTTGTATTGCTGCCATGTTGTTATTAATTGCACTGCGTGCGCCCGTTGCATTAACTATGGCGTTGGCAGGTTTTGTAGGTTTTGGTTGGATTGTTGCATTTGATCCTGCGGTTTCTATATTGGCAAGTGGCCCGTTTGAAACCCTGTCTAATTACAGTTTTAGCCCTATTCCGATGTTTATTTTGATGGGGGTGTTTGCGTCAAAAGCGAGGATGTCGCAAGAGCTTTTTGATGGCTCAAGGGCAATGTTTGGTAGCTGGCGAGGCGGAATGGGATTGGCCGCGGTTATGTCTTGCGGTATTTTCTCGGCGATTTCCGGCTCTTCTATGGCGACAGCTGCAAGCATGTCTCGTGTAGCATTACCTGAAATGGAAAAAAATGGCTATGCACCGACTTTGGCAACAGGGGTTTTGGCGGCTGGTGGTACATTGGGCATCATGATTCCGCCTTCTATTGCCTTGCTCTTGTATGCCTTGATTACGGAACAATCTGTTGGCGATATGTTTATTGCTGGCATGGTGCCTGGTTTGCTTGGCTTGGTAATGTATGGATTGACTGTGGCGGTACTTGTTAGCGTTTTTCCGAATATTGCACAACCGGGTCAGGCGACGACCTTAAAGGAGAAATTGCTTGGGTTAAAAGGTTTAGTGCCTTTTACTGGGGTTTTTGTATTTATTATTGGTGGGATTTACACTGGTTGGTTTACCCCAACAGAAGCATCGGCGGTGGGCGCTGGCGCAACACTAGTGATCGCCTTGTTTCGTGGCATGCGTTTTGAGCAATTTAAAGACGCCGTTGGTGAAACCTTAGTCATGTCTGCGATGATCTTCTTTATGATCATTGGTGCGGAGATTTTTGGCTACTTTTTATCTGTATCGCGTATTTCTTTTTCATTGGTCGAATATGTCGACAGTCTTCAGCTTAGCCCTTATATGATCTTATTGTGTGTGTTGATTATCTTCATGCTGCTAGGTTGTGTGATGGACAGTATTGCCATGTTGTTGCTGACTGTGCCCGTGGTGTATCCATTAATTGAAGCGGCGGGTTTTGATCCCATTTGGTTCGGGATTGTGGCGGTTATTACGGTTGAACTCGGTTTGATTACACCGCCTGTCGGAATGAACGTCTTTGTTATTAAGTCGGTGGCCCCGCATATCTCCATTGGGGACATGTACAAAGGCGTCATGCCATTTGTGATTGCCGATTTATTGCGTCTGGCCTTGATCGTTGCTTTTCCGTTCCTTGCAATAGGATTGCTGTAA
- a CDS encoding LPP20 family lipoprotein → MKLSALPSVLNSLMLTGLLLSLAGCSIIDTQTAQNEETMPDWVSSPPQSNTHLYGVGSAPRIENIALAFTQAEQNGNAQIAQQLRTQVSQTNTQDTQVRSGQGEEQVSKIATAYTQVTTSPIELEQAINEKRFTGKNYVYALQSLDRSRIIAKLQGAIRDTDEMIRTQAGLLTATTEAHPAAPQDWQTYMRLIPYFAQRQSYQDELNLYSTQRSALGKADADIQHTEQRLNQALSSYGFDASKTRQADALASALSHYGLTPKSDSLFLLNSRTVQHHETQDGRFYAFEDGTLELIAPTGSRLASWSVSARGIGKSLTSAQEKATVNWSNQAIEALFTWLTRLD, encoded by the coding sequence ATGAAACTCTCTGCACTTCCTTCGGTACTCAATAGCCTGATGCTGACTGGGCTATTGCTCAGTTTGGCGGGCTGTTCAATCATCGATACCCAAACCGCTCAAAATGAAGAGACGATGCCCGATTGGGTATCGTCTCCGCCACAAAGTAACACGCATTTGTATGGCGTTGGCAGCGCACCACGGATTGAAAATATCGCCTTAGCCTTCACTCAAGCCGAGCAAAATGGCAATGCGCAAATCGCACAACAGCTACGTACTCAAGTTAGCCAAACCAATACCCAAGACACGCAAGTACGATCGGGACAAGGCGAAGAACAAGTATCGAAAATAGCCACCGCCTATACGCAAGTGACAACGTCACCGATTGAGCTGGAACAAGCGATAAACGAAAAACGCTTCACTGGGAAAAACTATGTTTACGCCCTACAATCCCTTGATCGCAGCCGCATTATTGCCAAACTACAAGGTGCAATTCGTGACACCGACGAGATGATTCGCACGCAGGCAGGCTTGCTAACCGCAACAACAGAAGCACACCCAGCGGCACCGCAAGATTGGCAGACTTATATGCGGCTGATTCCCTATTTTGCTCAACGCCAATCGTATCAAGACGAACTCAACCTCTACTCAACACAAAGAAGCGCCCTAGGCAAAGCGGATGCCGATATTCAACACACAGAGCAACGTCTCAACCAAGCGCTGAGCAGTTATGGTTTTGACGCATCGAAAACAAGACAGGCCGACGCCCTTGCCAGCGCCCTCTCGCATTATGGTCTCACCCCAAAAAGCGACTCACTCTTTCTGCTTAACAGCCGAACCGTACAGCACCATGAGACACAAGACGGACGCTTTTACGCCTTTGAAGACGGCACCCTAGAACTCATCGCCCCAACGGGTTCGCGCCTAGCCTCTTGGAGCGTCAGCGCCAGAGGCATTGGCAAAAGCCTCACCAGCGCGCAAGAAAAAGCCACCGTCAACTGGTCGAATCAAGCCATTGAAGCCCTGTTTACCTGGTTGACGCGTTTAGATTAA
- a CDS encoding penicillin-binding protein activator LpoB yields MRIGTLKQSNLISLSWKGLVALSMAVLLTACSGSVKRLDSNEDVMLSDRWNDTDSRLVAEEMMGDMLTFPWFRDYNFSNKGNPTVIVQTIRNKTSEHIPVDTFINDIKRSLLRAGKVDFVVSGAERDDIRTEREEQELNAAPDTVAKFGLEQGAGFALSGTINSIVDSNGDQRVSFYQVDLKLIDMTTNREVWNGQKKIKKLADKGFF; encoded by the coding sequence ATGCGCATTGGCACACTTAAACAGTCTAATTTGATTTCTCTCTCCTGGAAGGGATTAGTCGCCCTCTCTATGGCCGTGTTATTAACCGCTTGTTCCGGCAGCGTTAAGCGCCTAGACAGCAACGAAGACGTCATGTTGTCTGACCGCTGGAATGACACAGACTCACGCCTCGTGGCAGAAGAAATGATGGGCGACATGCTCACCTTCCCTTGGTTCCGTGACTACAATTTCAGCAACAAAGGCAACCCGACGGTTATTGTTCAAACCATTCGCAACAAAACCTCTGAGCACATTCCGGTTGATACCTTCATTAACGACATCAAACGCAGCCTTTTACGCGCGGGCAAAGTCGACTTTGTTGTTTCCGGTGCGGAACGAGACGACATTCGCACAGAACGTGAAGAGCAAGAACTCAACGCGGCACCCGATACCGTGGCTAAATTTGGTCTAGAACAAGGCGCTGGGTTTGCACTGTCTGGCACCATCAACTCAATTGTCGACTCCAATGGCGACCAACGAGTGAGCTTCTATCAAGTCGATTTGAAATTGATCGACATGACCACCAACCGTGAAGTCTGGAACGGTCAGAAGAAAATCAAAAAATTGGCAGATAAAGGCTTTTTCTAA
- the secB gene encoding protein-export chaperone SecB yields the protein MSDAVETPEAQTQEAQTPQLSMQRVFLKDISFESPRSPMIFQEEWKPEIGLELNTKSRQVGEGVYEVVLEITVTVKNNGNTGYLVQVQQGGLFVISGLDDQQLHHALGAFCPATLFPYARENIDAVIVKGSFPAVMLAPINFDALYVESLQKQQAETTQ from the coding sequence ATGTCCGACGCAGTTGAAACACCAGAAGCTCAAACACAAGAAGCTCAAACGCCACAACTTTCTATGCAGCGCGTGTTTTTAAAAGACATTTCGTTTGAATCTCCTCGTTCACCCATGATTTTCCAAGAAGAGTGGAAGCCGGAGATTGGCTTAGAATTAAACACTAAAAGCCGTCAAGTGGGTGAAGGTGTTTATGAAGTCGTGCTTGAAATCACTGTAACGGTAAAAAACAATGGCAACACCGGCTACCTAGTGCAAGTCCAACAAGGTGGTTTGTTTGTTATTTCGGGTCTTGATGACCAGCAATTGCATCACGCTTTAGGTGCTTTCTGCCCTGCTACGTTATTCCCGTACGCTCGTGAAAACATCGATGCAGTGATTGTTAAAGGCAGCTTCCCAGCCGTTATGTTGGCCCCCATCAACTTTGATGCCTTGTACGTTGAAAGCTTGCAAAAACAACAAGCGGAAACCACTCAGTAA
- the grxC gene encoding glutaredoxin 3: MATVTIYSSDYCPFCVRAKQLLTAKNIAFNEIRVDGERELRQQMMEKSGRHTVPQIWIGERHVGGCDDLYALEREHKLDTLLAQ; this comes from the coding sequence ATGGCCACTGTGACCATTTACTCAAGCGACTACTGTCCATTTTGTGTTAGAGCAAAACAACTATTAACGGCAAAGAACATTGCCTTTAATGAAATTCGGGTTGATGGAGAGCGCGAGTTACGCCAACAAATGATGGAAAAGAGTGGTCGTCATACTGTCCCACAAATTTGGATTGGTGAGCGACACGTTGGCGGCTGTGACGATCTTTACGCCCTTGAACGTGAACATAAATTAGACACTCTACTGGCCCAATAA
- a CDS encoding rhodanese-like domain-containing protein — protein MMNQLIEFSINHWEMVAVFIAILATLLFVESKGGAQGLTPSAATNLMNSEDAVVVDIRPEKEFNTGHITGALNIPATKMKDNMNRLEKHKDAPIIIVCKSGVTSGASAKDLKKAGFSKIYKLQGGIAEWQSSNLPLVKG, from the coding sequence ATGATGAACCAACTTATTGAATTTTCTATCAACCACTGGGAAATGGTCGCTGTTTTTATTGCGATTCTTGCCACACTACTTTTTGTTGAAAGCAAGGGCGGCGCCCAAGGGCTCACGCCTTCTGCGGCGACTAACCTAATGAATAGCGAAGACGCTGTTGTTGTCGATATTCGTCCCGAGAAAGAGTTCAACACGGGCCACATTACAGGCGCACTGAACATTCCTGCGACTAAAATGAAAGACAACATGAACCGTCTTGAGAAACATAAAGACGCCCCCATTATTATTGTTTGCAAATCTGGTGTGACCTCTGGCGCCAGCGCTAAAGACTTGAAAAAAGCAGGCTTTAGTAAAATATACAAACTTCAAGGTGGCATTGCGGAATGGCAATCTTCTAACCTGCCACTGGTTAAAGGATAA
- a CDS encoding DUF1338 domain-containing protein — MKPTDFFASLWDHYTTITPQAQRIQQLFKSHGENVLNDHVAFRTFNNSPISLEKLEAQLEAIGYKAYGAFRFENKHLKARCYQHQTDVDSPKVFLSELLVEELPANCQEIIGKFIAQIPADAVQTPAIFWAGKLWQTPTEDEYLALAEHSEYAAWLSTMGLQANHFTVSINHLTTFPTIEAVNTLLQNEGYALNQVGGLVKGSPELFLEQSSTMADKVNYTFADGKQKTIPSCFYEFARRHTMPDGKLFDSFIEGNADKIFDSTSAK, encoded by the coding sequence ATGAAACCAACCGACTTTTTCGCATCCTTATGGGATCACTACACCACCATCACGCCACAGGCTCAGCGTATTCAGCAACTTTTTAAAAGCCATGGCGAAAACGTCCTGAACGATCACGTTGCCTTTCGCACCTTTAACAACTCACCGATTTCCTTAGAGAAGCTGGAAGCGCAATTAGAAGCCATTGGCTATAAAGCTTATGGCGCGTTTCGCTTCGAAAACAAACACCTAAAAGCCCGTTGTTACCAACATCAAACGGATGTGGACTCGCCGAAGGTCTTTTTGTCGGAATTATTAGTAGAAGAGCTACCCGCCAACTGCCAAGAGATTATTGGCAAGTTTATCGCACAAATTCCTGCCGATGCCGTGCAAACACCGGCGATTTTTTGGGCGGGTAAATTATGGCAGACGCCAACCGAAGACGAATACCTTGCCTTAGCCGAGCACAGCGAATACGCCGCTTGGTTATCGACTATGGGGTTACAAGCCAACCACTTCACTGTCAGCATCAACCACTTGACGACCTTCCCGACCATTGAAGCAGTAAACACCTTGCTGCAAAACGAGGGTTACGCACTAAACCAAGTGGGAGGTTTGGTCAAAGGCTCACCAGAACTGTTTTTAGAGCAGTCATCAACCATGGCCGACAAGGTCAACTACACTTTCGCCGATGGCAAACAAAAAACCATCCCCAGCTGCTTTTATGAATTCGCCCGTCGCCACACCATGCCAGATGGCAAACTGTTCGACAGCTTTATCGAAGGCAACGCCGACAAAATCTTCGACTCCACCAGCGCGAAGTAA
- a CDS encoding LysR family transcriptional regulator, which yields MDIRSLRYFIAVYEERSLSAAAKRCFVAQPSISTTVSQLEDDLGTKLFVRHSKGVSPTDSGSQLYPHACKMVSDLSAMRSLFSDTPTPLALSISLTPFLSGALISQVIKTMLDEVHGLTLKLVDESESADLRFTCQRYTTEEDVFYPLWEDDYVIAMPLDHWLADFPSVSIKQIDKQPFISRTPCDILESWNYLMQKQELTTDVRAQVKTEEYALDLVAAGLGISLIPEHSARGRNDLCLRPLNDVKLKRMVGLAHKKERSFPAHLINTILTAKQQLLVNKNPTDIRVA from the coding sequence ATGGACATTCGATCACTACGTTATTTTATTGCCGTTTACGAAGAGCGCAGTCTGAGCGCCGCCGCCAAACGCTGTTTTGTTGCACAACCCTCTATTTCTACCACGGTTTCGCAATTAGAAGATGACCTAGGCACGAAACTCTTTGTGCGCCATTCAAAAGGCGTATCGCCTACCGACAGCGGTTCACAACTCTATCCTCACGCCTGCAAAATGGTCAGCGACCTCAGCGCCATGCGCAGTTTATTCAGCGACACACCCACACCGCTGGCGCTGTCTATTTCCTTGACGCCATTTTTGTCTGGCGCGTTAATCAGTCAAGTGATCAAAACCATGTTAGACGAAGTGCACGGGCTGACCTTAAAGCTAGTCGATGAATCCGAAAGCGCCGACTTACGTTTTACCTGCCAGCGCTACACCACAGAAGAAGATGTGTTTTACCCACTTTGGGAAGACGACTATGTGATCGCCATGCCACTAGATCATTGGCTGGCGGATTTCCCCTCGGTGTCGATCAAGCAAATAGACAAACAGCCCTTCATTTCACGGACCCCATGTGACATTTTGGAATCATGGAACTATTTAATGCAGAAGCAAGAACTCACCACAGACGTTCGTGCTCAGGTAAAAACCGAAGAATACGCGCTAGATTTGGTTGCGGCGGGATTGGGAATTTCTTTGATTCCAGAACACTCCGCTCGGGGACGCAATGACCTGTGTTTACGCCCCCTAAACGATGTCAAACTAAAACGCATGGTAGGCTTGGCACACAAAAAAGAGCGCAGTTTTCCGGCGCATCTGATCAATACGATTCTAACTGCCAAGCAGCAGCTGTTGGTCAATAAAAACCCAACCGATATACGAGTCGCATAA
- the amaB gene encoding L-piperidine-6-carboxylate dehydrogenase, whose protein sequence is MSLTCLETLGVNTLKQGDTFYSVLTGNTLALGEGSTFSAHSPIDGAVLSTFNNATPAQLDKVNAELQDAFKVLRTIPAPRRGELVRRIGDEARKYKNELAQVISLEAGKIVPEALGEVQEWIDVCDFAVGQSRMLHGLSIVSERPGHRMMEQWHPLGPVAVITAFNFPMAVWAWNTMLGLVCGDPVLLKPSEKAPLCALAMYQIAQNVIADMPDIPKAAVSVMIGDRDLGEAIAASETFPLVSATGSTVMGRAVAKTVAGRLGRSLLELGGNNAMIVSDTADLDLALRAIVFSAAGTAGQRCTTLRRLITHEAIVDGLVERLAKSYGSLRVGSPIVEGNLVGPLIDEGSFNRMQAALETAKKQGGEIVCGGERVTEGVPAGGFYVRPAIVRIAHDAPIVHEETFAPIMYVLTYKTFEEAIDIQNEVPQGLSSAVFTESMREAEMFMSPAGSDCGIANVNIGTSGAEIGGAFGGEKETGGGRESGSDAWRNYMRRTTNTVNYGGDLPLAQGIVFE, encoded by the coding sequence ATGTCACTTACTTGCTTAGAAACACTCGGCGTTAATACGCTAAAACAAGGCGATACCTTTTACAGTGTATTAACCGGCAACACGCTTGCTTTGGGTGAAGGCAGCACTTTTTCCGCTCACAGTCCAATTGACGGGGCCGTATTGTCGACCTTTAACAATGCCACGCCTGCGCAGCTAGATAAGGTTAATGCAGAATTACAAGACGCGTTTAAAGTATTGCGTACTATTCCTGCGCCACGTCGCGGTGAGTTGGTGCGTCGTATTGGTGACGAAGCACGTAAGTACAAAAATGAATTGGCACAGGTCATTTCGTTGGAAGCGGGTAAAATTGTGCCGGAAGCCTTGGGCGAAGTGCAAGAGTGGATCGACGTGTGTGACTTTGCTGTGGGTCAGTCTCGCATGTTGCACGGTTTGTCTATCGTCTCTGAGCGTCCTGGCCATCGCATGATGGAACAATGGCATCCACTGGGCCCTGTTGCGGTGATTACCGCGTTTAACTTCCCTATGGCGGTGTGGGCTTGGAATACCATGCTGGGGCTCGTTTGTGGCGACCCTGTGTTGCTTAAGCCGTCTGAAAAAGCGCCGTTGTGTGCCTTGGCCATGTATCAGATCGCACAAAATGTCATTGCCGATATGCCAGATATTCCAAAAGCGGCCGTGTCTGTGATGATAGGTGATCGAGATCTTGGTGAAGCGATTGCCGCGAGCGAGACCTTCCCGCTGGTATCGGCGACGGGTTCTACGGTCATGGGTCGTGCAGTGGCGAAAACCGTGGCAGGCCGTTTAGGTCGTTCTTTGTTAGAGCTTGGCGGCAACAACGCAATGATCGTCTCGGATACAGCGGATCTAGATCTTGCGTTGCGGGCGATTGTATTCTCTGCAGCAGGTACGGCGGGTCAGCGTTGTACCACATTGCGTCGCTTGATTACCCATGAAGCCATTGTGGACGGCTTGGTTGAGCGTTTGGCAAAATCTTACGGTTCGCTTCGTGTGGGTAGCCCAATAGTGGAAGGCAATCTTGTCGGACCATTAATTGACGAAGGCAGCTTTAATCGTATGCAAGCGGCCTTAGAAACCGCGAAAAAACAAGGTGGTGAGATTGTCTGTGGTGGCGAACGTGTCACCGAAGGCGTGCCTGCTGGTGGGTTTTATGTGCGTCCAGCCATTGTGCGTATTGCTCACGATGCGCCAATTGTCCATGAAGAAACCTTTGCACCTATCATGTATGTGTTGACTTACAAGACGTTTGAGGAAGCGATTGACATTCAAAACGAAGTACCACAAGGCTTGTCTTCTGCGGTTTTCACAGAAAGCATGCGTGAAGCCGAAATGTTTATGTCGCCAGCGGGTTCTGATTGCGGTATTGCTAACGTTAACATAGGTACGTCTGGTGCGGAAATCGGCGGCGCGTTTGGTGGCGAAAAAGAAACCGGCGGCGGCCGTGAGTCAGGATCGGATGCGTGGAGAAACTACATGCGCCGTACCACCAACACCGTCAACTACGGCGGCGACTTGCCATTAGCACAGGGCATTGTTTTCGAATAA
- a CDS encoding NAD(P)/FAD-dependent oxidoreductase: MSEKVCNSLWRASAPAAPLLSPLEERVDVEVVIVGAGFTGLSAALHLAKFGISVAVIEAQEVGFGGSGRNVGLANAGVWLEPDQLDKTIGPDAGRVMYKALAAAPDVVYGLIKEYDIQCEPVRNGTLHAGVGKTGLAQLQRRYEQMKKRGAPVQLLDAAEAQARIGSSKFNSALFDPRAGTIQPLAYARGLAHAAIKEGARLFDYSPVSKIEPTENGWIVSTDKGQVHAEKVILATNAYSEFGVKEQARKFVPIFYSQLATKPLSEVQLASVLPNKEGVWDTCTVMSSFRLDQQGRLVFGGMGGEGSVLSNWATQRVTELFPMLSKVEWDYCWTGKIAYSEDHLPHCQQLQKGLFSVAGYSGRGIGPGTVVGVELAEWLSGRRDSLSIPTTVLRDISFRELKRLFYEVGAHTYHLGQQSHALE, translated from the coding sequence ATGTCTGAAAAAGTCTGCAACTCTTTATGGCGTGCCAGTGCGCCCGCTGCGCCGCTATTGTCGCCCCTTGAAGAGCGTGTTGATGTGGAGGTGGTGATTGTTGGCGCGGGCTTTACCGGTCTGTCGGCGGCCTTGCATTTGGCTAAATTTGGCATTTCTGTTGCTGTGATTGAAGCTCAAGAAGTGGGCTTTGGTGGATCAGGTCGTAATGTCGGTCTGGCGAACGCTGGCGTTTGGCTGGAGCCAGATCAACTGGATAAAACCATCGGGCCAGACGCGGGCCGTGTCATGTACAAGGCCTTGGCGGCGGCACCAGATGTCGTTTATGGTTTAATCAAAGAGTACGATATCCAGTGTGAGCCCGTTCGCAATGGCACCTTGCATGCAGGCGTTGGTAAAACTGGTTTAGCGCAATTGCAGCGCCGTTATGAGCAAATGAAAAAACGTGGTGCGCCCGTTCAGCTTTTGGATGCCGCAGAAGCGCAAGCGCGTATTGGCTCAAGCAAATTCAACTCGGCGTTGTTTGATCCGCGTGCGGGAACCATACAGCCCTTGGCGTATGCTCGAGGGCTTGCTCATGCGGCCATCAAAGAAGGCGCTCGGCTTTTCGATTATTCGCCCGTAAGCAAGATTGAACCGACGGAAAACGGTTGGATTGTGTCTACCGATAAGGGTCAGGTGCACGCTGAAAAAGTGATTCTGGCCACCAATGCCTACAGTGAATTTGGTGTCAAAGAGCAAGCACGTAAGTTTGTGCCGATCTTTTATTCTCAATTGGCGACCAAGCCGTTAAGCGAGGTGCAATTGGCCAGTGTGTTACCTAATAAAGAGGGCGTTTGGGACACTTGTACCGTGATGAGTTCATTTCGCTTGGATCAGCAAGGTCGCCTAGTGTTTGGTGGTATGGGCGGCGAGGGCAGTGTGCTGTCAAATTGGGCAACCCAGCGCGTTACCGAGTTATTTCCGATGTTAAGCAAGGTTGAGTGGGATTACTGCTGGACAGGAAAAATTGCCTACAGCGAAGACCATTTGCCCCATTGTCAGCAATTGCAAAAAGGGCTGTTTAGTGTGGCCGGTTACAGTGGCCGAGGAATTGGACCCGGTACTGTAGTGGGTGTGGAGTTGGCAGAATGGCTTTCGGGTCGAAGAGACAGTTTGTCGATACCGACTACTGTGCTGAGAGATATTTCTTTCAGAGAGCTGAAGCGTTTATTTTATGAAGTAGGTGCTCATACTTATCACCTCGGGCAACAGTCTCATGCTTTGGAGTAG
- a CDS encoding LysR substrate-binding domain-containing protein — MRRYIPSSTALKCFEASVRHLSFTKAAEELHLTQSAVSRQIRNLEEFLSRDLFIRLNKRLVLTGTGAAYYKEVVPLLDGMENACLRMLHREDEKTTLTLSALPTLASYWLMPLLAEFQLAHPQFQIKVRSLDDAAKIDPESIDIILHYGGDHWPRAISHQLMKESVVAVCSAELLTRIGDKPFDAWKVEDVTSFPFLHLSSRINAWPDWMVAQGLESGSFAGASFAHFHMLLEAAKNSMGIAIMPTILAERSLNNGELVAPFGKAVATPHEYLLSYPMDKADLEPVVIFRDWLLAKLSSREKVSISEINSPNSLASL; from the coding sequence ATGCGCCGTTATATCCCGTCGTCAACTGCATTAAAATGTTTTGAAGCCTCGGTCCGACATCTGAGCTTTACCAAGGCGGCGGAAGAGCTGCATCTCACTCAAAGCGCCGTTAGTCGCCAGATTCGTAACCTTGAAGAGTTTTTGTCACGAGATTTGTTCATTCGTCTTAATAAACGTTTGGTCTTAACGGGCACTGGGGCGGCGTATTACAAAGAAGTGGTGCCTTTATTGGATGGCATGGAAAACGCCTGTTTACGTATGTTGCATCGAGAAGACGAAAAAACCACCTTGACCCTATCTGCGCTGCCTACTTTGGCGTCTTATTGGCTAATGCCCTTGCTGGCTGAATTTCAATTGGCGCACCCTCAGTTTCAAATTAAAGTTCGTTCATTGGATGATGCGGCGAAGATCGACCCTGAAAGCATCGATATTATTTTGCATTATGGTGGTGATCATTGGCCGCGGGCGATTTCGCATCAATTGATGAAAGAGAGTGTGGTTGCGGTTTGCTCAGCGGAATTATTGACTCGTATTGGCGACAAGCCATTTGATGCGTGGAAGGTTGAAGATGTCACCTCATTCCCTTTCTTGCATTTATCTTCTCGCATTAACGCTTGGCCGGATTGGATGGTGGCGCAAGGGCTGGAAAGTGGCTCTTTTGCGGGGGCGTCGTTTGCGCATTTTCACATGTTGTTGGAAGCGGCGAAAAACAGCATGGGCATTGCCATTATGCCGACGATATTAGCCGAACGGAGTTTAAATAATGGCGAGCTGGTGGCGCCGTTTGGTAAGGCTGTGGCGACGCCTCATGAATATCTTTTGTCCTACCCTATGGATAAAGCCGACCTTGAACCCGTGGTGATTTTTCGCGACTGGTTGTTGGCAAAGCTCAGTAGTCGCGAAAAGGTTTCTATTAGTGAAATTAATAGTCCGAATAGCCTCGCTAGTCTGTAA